The following coding sequences lie in one Pseudomonas sp. B33.4 genomic window:
- the argE gene encoding acetylornithine deacetylase — protein MPLPSMQDQFAALIAAPSVSCTQPNLDQSNRAVIDLLAGWLGDLGFSCDIQQVSPGKFNLLASFGSGPGGLVLAGHSDTVPYDDALWQTDPLKLTEVDGRWVGLGSCDMKGFFALIIEAVLPLLDQPFKQPLLILATCDEESSMSGARALAEAGRPLGRAAVIGEPTGLKPIRMHKGIMMERIDILGQSGHSSDPRLGHSALEAMHDAIGELRGLRLLWQREFNNPQFSVPQPTMNFGCIHGGDNPNRICGQCSLEFDLRPLPGMDPKVLRAEILRKLNPVAERHQVKIDYKPLFPEVPPFEQSEDAELVRIAEKLTGHSAEAVAFGTEAPYLQRLGCETIVLGPGDIACAHQPGEYLEMSRLQPTVHLLRQLIEHYCLKN, from the coding sequence ATGCCTTTGCCGTCCATGCAAGACCAGTTCGCTGCGCTGATTGCCGCGCCGTCGGTCAGCTGTACCCAACCGAACCTTGATCAGTCCAACCGCGCGGTAATCGATTTGCTCGCCGGCTGGCTGGGTGATCTGGGTTTCAGCTGCGATATCCAGCAAGTCAGCCCCGGCAAATTCAACCTGCTCGCCAGTTTCGGCAGCGGCCCCGGCGGGCTGGTGCTGGCCGGGCACAGCGACACGGTGCCGTACGACGATGCGTTGTGGCAGACCGATCCGCTGAAGCTCACCGAAGTCGATGGCCGCTGGGTCGGCCTCGGCAGTTGCGACATGAAGGGCTTTTTCGCCCTGATCATCGAAGCCGTGCTGCCTCTGCTCGATCAGCCTTTCAAGCAACCGCTGCTGATCCTCGCTACCTGCGATGAAGAAAGCTCGATGTCTGGCGCCCGCGCACTGGCCGAGGCCGGGCGTCCGCTGGGTCGTGCGGCGGTAATCGGCGAGCCGACCGGGCTCAAGCCGATCCGCATGCACAAAGGCATCATGATGGAGCGCATCGACATTCTCGGGCAGAGCGGCCATTCGTCGGATCCGCGTCTGGGCCACAGTGCTCTTGAAGCCATGCACGATGCGATTGGCGAACTGCGTGGCTTGCGCCTGTTGTGGCAGCGTGAATTCAATAATCCGCAGTTCAGCGTGCCGCAGCCAACGATGAACTTTGGCTGCATTCATGGCGGCGACAATCCCAACCGTATCTGCGGCCAGTGTTCGCTGGAGTTTGATCTTCGGCCGTTGCCGGGCATGGACCCGAAAGTCCTGCGTGCGGAGATTCTGCGCAAGCTCAACCCGGTGGCCGAGCGACATCAGGTGAAGATCGATTACAAACCGTTGTTCCCGGAAGTGCCACCGTTTGAGCAGTCGGAAGATGCCGAACTGGTGCGCATCGCCGAAAAGCTCACCGGTCACAGCGCCGAAGCAGTAGCGTTCGGCACCGAAGCGCCTTATCTTCAGCGCCTTGGCTGCGAAACCATCGTGCTCGGCCCCGGCGACATTGCGTGCGCGCATCAGCCCGGCGAGTACCTTGAAATGTCACGTTTGCAGCCTACCGTGCATCTATTACGGCAACTGATTGAACATTACTGCCTGAAGAATTGA